The Thermogemmatispora onikobensis genome contains the following window.
CGTTCAGGGGAGCAGCGTTCAGAGAAGCGGCCATTGACAGTGATTCACAATTGATATATCCTAGCGCTAGAAGCACGTCCTTGTCCTGTAACACAGAGGCAAGAGCAAGCAGCAGGGGTCAAAAGGTTCGTAGCCCTGTCCATCTGCAAGAGGATACTGCAAGCGAGAGGATACTCAAGAAAGGAATAGGCCTATGAAGCTCACTATGAAAGGTGACTACGGACTGCGAGCCATGCTCGACATGGCGGCCTACTATGGACAGGGACCGGTTGAAAGTGCGGATATTGCCAGTCGGCAGTATATTCCTGAGCATTACCTTGATCAGATCCTGATGGCGCTGCGCAAGGAAGGACTGGTCAAGAGTGTGCGCGGTCCCAAAGGTGGGCATATGCTGGCAAGGCCGCCCTCTCAGATTACTATGGCTGAAGTGGTACGGGCCCTGGAGGGCTACGTCCCGCCGATGAAATGTTTGCCTTCGCCTGGTGTCTGTGAGCTGTCGCCAGGCTGTGCTTTGCGCGAGGTCTGGCAGAAGATCGATGAGATGACCTGGCAGATTCTGCTCTCGACCACCATCGAGGAGCTG
Protein-coding sequences here:
- a CDS encoding RrF2 family transcriptional regulator produces the protein MKLTMKGDYGLRAMLDMAAYYGQGPVESADIASRQYIPEHYLDQILMALRKEGLVKSVRGPKGGHMLARPPSQITMAEVVRALEGYVPPMKCLPSPGVCELSPGCALREVWQKIDEMTWQILLSTTIEELAQRHRTGAAAETMYYI